A genomic region of Phoenix dactylifera cultivar Barhee BC4 unplaced genomic scaffold, palm_55x_up_171113_PBpolish2nd_filt_p 000100F, whole genome shotgun sequence contains the following coding sequences:
- the LOC103700641 gene encoding vascular-related unknown protein 1-like isoform X1, translated as MEDPGHSSMGKSHCSKEGTPLSEESGWTSYLEDFLASQKKEGSTSTGFSPNIGGGSSMVSDAASYVAWKPPAHAEPSKGCKKLSFKKRKAKVTLGDDPLEDTASSPLNSPKRKSLGSANCGEPRGEEIDEMNFSEKKFEGSEMRKKGLCWDPLSMLLDYLR; from the exons ATGGAGGACCCAGGCCACTCTTCCATGGGCAAGTCTCATTGTTCCAAGGAAGGGACACCTCTGTCTGAGGAGAGTGGTTGGACCTCCTATCTCGAGGACTTCTTAGCATCACAGAAGAAGGAAGGTTCTACTTCTACTGGTTTTTCTCCTAATATTGGTGGTGGGTCTTCCATGGTCTCTGATGCCGCTTCATACGTCGCATGGAAGCCTCCAGCTCACGCCGAGCCATCCAAGGGGTGCAAGAAGTTAAGCTTTAAGAAAAGGAAGGCAAAGGTGACCTTGGGGGATGATCCCCTGGAGGATACTGCTAGTTCTCCTCTTAACAGTCCTAAG AGAAAGAGTCTGGGAAGTGCTAATTGTGGAGAGCCGAGGGGAGAAGAGATTGATGAAATGAATTTTAGCGAGAAGAAATTTGAGGGTTCAGAGATGAGGAAAAAGGGACTATGCTGGGACCCTTTATCTATGCTGTTAGACTATCTCAGATAA
- the LOC103700641 gene encoding vascular-related unknown protein 1-like isoform X2, which produces MEDPGHSSMGKSHCSKEGTPLSEESGWTSYLEDFLASQKKEGSTSTGFSPNIGGGSSMVSDAASYVAWKPPAHAEPSKGCKKLSFKKRKAKVTLGDDPLEDTASSPLNSPKVSHLNYLGVDLRRKEDDRKISPIA; this is translated from the exons ATGGAGGACCCAGGCCACTCTTCCATGGGCAAGTCTCATTGTTCCAAGGAAGGGACACCTCTGTCTGAGGAGAGTGGTTGGACCTCCTATCTCGAGGACTTCTTAGCATCACAGAAGAAGGAAGGTTCTACTTCTACTGGTTTTTCTCCTAATATTGGTGGTGGGTCTTCCATGGTCTCTGATGCCGCTTCATACGTCGCATGGAAGCCTCCAGCTCACGCCGAGCCATCCAAGGGGTGCAAGAAGTTAAGCTTTAAGAAAAGGAAGGCAAAGGTGACCTTGGGGGATGATCCCCTGGAGGATACTGCTAGTTCTCCTCTTAACAGTCCTAAG GTTAGTCATTTGAATTATTTAGGTGTTGATTTAAGGAGGAAAGAGGACGACAGAAAGATATCTCCGATAGCTTAA